From a single Nostoc edaphicum CCNP1411 genomic region:
- the devC gene encoding ABC transporter permease DevC, with amino-acid sequence MGLIKQLRRRTPLGWLQLNHEKSRLFVALSGIAFADLLMFMQLGFQTALYDSNTRLHRSLQADIVLTSPQARNLPSLSTFSRRRLYQAMDIPGVKSAEPMYFNNAIWKNPQTHRETGVLVIGFNPDKPAFDLPDVNQQLQTIKMPDTVLFDRGARGDYQKAIAQIDQGKTLTTEIERRTITISGLFQVGASFGSDGNLITSDQNFLRLFSGRQSSSVSLGLIVLKPGYEPKKVAAMLKAYLRDDVRVLTHAEFIEFENNFWRTNSPIGFIFSLGVSMGFVVGVIIVYQVLSTDVNAHVREYATFKAMGYRNYYLLGVVLEESLILAALGFFPGLGVSLALYQLTRSATNLPMYMTAIRALQVLVLTIIMCTISGAIATRKLQAADPADMF; translated from the coding sequence ATGGGATTGATTAAACAACTGCGACGGCGAACTCCTCTAGGATGGCTGCAACTGAATCATGAAAAAAGCCGTCTCTTCGTGGCATTGTCAGGTATTGCCTTTGCGGATCTTCTGATGTTCATGCAGTTAGGCTTTCAAACTGCATTGTATGACAGTAACACCAGATTACATCGCAGTTTGCAAGCAGACATTGTTTTAACAAGTCCCCAAGCCCGTAACTTGCCAAGCTTGTCTACATTTTCTCGTCGGCGACTTTACCAAGCAATGGATATACCAGGGGTGAAGTCAGCCGAACCAATGTATTTCAATAATGCAATCTGGAAAAATCCCCAAACACACCGTGAGACAGGGGTGCTAGTTATCGGCTTTAACCCAGACAAGCCAGCCTTTGACTTACCAGATGTTAACCAGCAATTGCAAACGATCAAAATGCCAGATACCGTTTTGTTTGATCGTGGTGCAAGAGGAGATTATCAAAAAGCGATCGCTCAAATTGACCAAGGAAAAACCCTGACTACAGAAATAGAACGGCGCACCATTACTATTAGTGGCTTATTCCAAGTCGGGGCTTCCTTTGGTTCTGATGGCAACCTGATTACCAGCGATCAGAATTTTTTGCGGCTATTTTCTGGGCGACAGTCCAGCAGTGTCAGTCTAGGTTTGATTGTTCTTAAACCAGGCTATGAACCGAAAAAAGTAGCAGCAATGCTCAAAGCCTACCTGAGAGATGATGTCAGAGTATTAACCCACGCCGAATTTATTGAATTTGAAAATAACTTCTGGAGAACAAATTCACCCATTGGGTTTATTTTCAGCCTGGGTGTATCGATGGGCTTTGTCGTAGGCGTGATCATCGTCTATCAAGTCCTTTCCACCGATGTTAATGCCCATGTTCGGGAATACGCCACCTTCAAAGCAATGGGATATCGCAATTACTACCTGCTAGGTGTGGTACTTGAAGAATCGTTGATCTTGGCAGCACTCGGCTTCTTCCCTGGATTGGGAGTATCTTTAGCACTTTACCAACTGACTCGCAGTGCCACAAATTTGCCCATGTACATGACTGCGATTCGGGCATTACAGGTATTAGTGCTGACTATCATTATGTGTACAATTTCCGGTGCGATCGCCACCCGCAAACTCCAAGCCGCCGATCCTGCTGATATGTTCTAA
- a CDS encoding DevA family ABC transporter ATP-binding protein — protein MTSQPVISIKNLDHYFGHGSLRKQILFNINLEINAGEIIIMTGPSGSGKTTLLTLVGGLRSAQSGSLRVLGRELCGTSAEQLVQARRRNGYIFQAHNLHGSLTALQNVKMALELHKYLGLKKMRARSAQMLEQVGLGNHLHYYPDKLSGGQKQRVAIARALVSHPQIILADEPTAALDSQSGRDVVNLMQKLAKEQSCTILMVTHDNRILDIADRIVNMEDGKLKSKVILSA, from the coding sequence ATGACTAGTCAACCCGTCATCTCTATTAAAAATCTCGACCACTATTTTGGTCATGGCTCACTCCGCAAGCAAATTCTATTTAACATCAACTTAGAGATTAACGCTGGTGAAATTATTATCATGACTGGGCCCTCTGGTTCTGGCAAGACTACCTTACTGACCTTAGTAGGTGGATTGCGTTCTGCCCAATCTGGTAGTTTGCGGGTGTTAGGACGAGAACTTTGTGGCACTAGTGCTGAACAACTAGTGCAGGCGCGACGCCGTAATGGTTATATTTTCCAAGCACATAACTTGCATGGTAGTTTGACGGCACTCCAAAACGTCAAAATGGCTTTGGAATTGCACAAATATCTTGGGTTAAAAAAGATGCGAGCTAGGTCAGCCCAGATGTTAGAACAGGTAGGATTAGGAAATCATTTGCATTACTATCCTGATAAACTGTCTGGGGGACAAAAACAAAGAGTAGCGATCGCTCGTGCCCTAGTCAGTCATCCTCAAATAATCCTTGCGGATGAACCCACCGCCGCCCTTGACAGTCAATCGGGACGAGATGTAGTCAATCTCATGCAAAAACTGGCAAAAGAACAAAGCTGCACCATCTTGATGGTTACTCATGACAACCGCATCCTAGATATTGCCGATCGCATCGTTAACATGGAAGATGGCAAACTTAAGTCAAAAGTAATACTATCAGCCTAA